The genome window ttttcagtcattcatggacatatacacactcattgtcacatttttttctctgtgagttatcataacattttgtgtatatttccctgtgctatacagtggtggagggtgggaagggatagactgggattttaaaattgtagaatagaggTTGATTCTTCTATCTGAAATTCTCAGAAGTTTTTAGAGACAAATAATTTGCTTAAAGATTCAGCAAGTCAGAAAGTAATACATTCTAGAAACTAAACTCTAGAAAGATAACAAGTGATCAGCATCCatctctttctgattattttatttctattttaaagatgaaacagGTGAGGAAGTAATAAAACCTAGAACCTAAAAATAATAAGGCTCAAAATCTATCAcctcaattattttattatgttttactaTTATCTGTATTCTTGAGGGTCTTCACAagtattatgtatgtatattgtGGAAATAGTATATAATGTTGTGCTGCCACACGTGCTTTAGGTACTTCAGCCACAGAGAGTGTATCTACAACACAGAAATTGGCAGGTGCTAGCATACCAATGGAGGTGAGCCTAGAGGCAGGACAAGCTCACTGAGAGAGACTTGGAAATAGAGACAAGGAACATCATTACCTTGGAGAGATCTAGATGGTAAGTAGGACAGAATTTGGTCACCAAAGTTCAGTTCTGGCTAATCATTTATTTTCCAAAGTCCAGTaagacaataaaacaaaatatctaCAGATGAGGTTGAACTTGTAGAAAGaactacctcaaaaaaaaaaagtacaatctCTTGAGTGAAAGGCAGGCTCAAGGGTGAACAGTACAACATAGGGAATAGAGccaatgttttgtaataactgtaaatgggggGAAATAACAAAAACAGGTAAGTTTTTTGTAGCAAAAGTTACACTCAGTGAGTTTgggctttattatttttctctaagtCCTCTCTGTAAAAGTAAATACTTTACATCTCTGCTGGGCACAGAGGTAGGCATTAATTCTCAGAAGCACCATACAATCTTTGTTTTCACAGTGTTAATGTTTTCTTCTGTCCAGAGTTCTGCTACAGCTCATGAATTATCAAAACCTCAAATTCTGGGAGCTTTTTCAGTGCCTTGCATTTCCgttgaaagaaaaaagtgttgaaaacattttaaaataactttgcaactcttgtgttttctttttttttggaaaaagatTGTTAAGGACGGTCTTTACCTTCTTGAACATGTGGTGTCTAGCTTTTCTGAGACACAGAAGTCTGATTCATCCATTGCTTACTACGTACTGAGTCCTTTCATAAGTGATTCATGTTATTTATACTTAATGTAATTCTCACAACCACCTGAGGTGACTGGACCATCACTAAATCCAGGTTACAGGTCAGAAAGCAGTATCCCTGAGACGTGAGGTTAGCTGACTTGCAACAACAGGCTAGAAGACTGAGTAGCTTTCCCTTTATAAAGAAGAAAACGCACAATCAAACGGAAAGGAGTATAGATAAGAAACACTCAGCCTACTCATGGGCAAAGGGAGAATTTGAACCAAAGTTTGTCATATTTTAAGTCCAGAGCCCCCAAAACCATCATGACATTCCAGGCTTCCTCCTCTTGATTCAGCAAGGCAATCTGTTTAATCCAGTACCCCGCATTCCTCAGTTATTTGAGGCGAATTTTGCCACATCTGAGCACAGCAATACTATTATTTACTTAGTAGATTTCTGTCGACTAAATGTTTTATAAGCCTGCAATGTTTTTAACTATAAGTGAGGAGATTTACCATAAATAGAAAACCAAAACCACTTGACATAGAAAAATAAGCCAGCCAGAGCTTGTTTTCCATTTTCCCACCTGAACCCCAGCTGAAAAAGTAGAGTACAAAGGGAacatcatatattttttaaaaaagaattcttgtcactagggggaaaaaagagagaatatcaagaaaatgaaagaacattgTTTAAATTTTAGCAAGTGATTGTTGGCTGCTGAAGTCTTCAAGCCCAAGACCCCTCTTCTTGTTTTTTAAGGGGGTGTTATGTGAGAAGTGTTAAAGACGTAGTAGTATGGAACCAGAATGTCCTCGGGATATAatcagaaagatggaaagaattaaaaaaggGAATAGTGGGGGTTTTTTGGTGTTATTTAATGTTGTGCCCTTCTTTCAATTTCAAGTAATATTCAACAAGGAAGCCAACAAGGAAAAGGATGATCTCTTCAACTAAtagtgtttggaaaactggaaaaacacaTGAGGAACAATGAAACTGAACCCCTACCTATCTCATAagactcacaaaaattaattcaaaatgggtcaaagtcttaaacataagactgaTATCATAatcctcctagaagaaaacttagggaagaagctccttgacattggtatTGACAATCATTtgttggatatgacaccaaaagcacaaacaacaaaagcaaaaatcagcaACTGAAAACTACATCAAAttcaaaagcttctgcacagcaaaaaacaaaaacaaaacaaaaaaatcaccaaaatgaaaagccaccctcagaatgggagaaaaattttgcaactatgagataaggggttaatagccaaaatatataaggaacttatactactcaataataaaaaaacccccaacaatccaatttaaaaataggcagaagtagacatttttccaaagagaacatcaaaataagcaataagcacatgaaaagatgctccatatcactaatgatcagagaaacaaaaaatcaaaaccacaatgagttatcacttcacatctgttagaatggctatcatcaagaaCAAGAGACAACAGATACTGGCAAGAATGTGGTGTAAGGGACCCTTACACTGTCgacaggaatgtaaactggtccAACTGCTATAGAAAGcaatatagaggttcctcaaaaaattgtaAATAGGTCTACCACACAAtctaacaattccacttctgggcatatacccaaaggaaatgaaaataggatTTCAAAGATGCATATACATGCCAATGTttattgcaacattattcacaatagccaagatatagaaacaacctaaatgcccatgaatggatgagtggattaaaaagatattttatatatatattatatatatacacacacacacaaacacacacacaatataataTTATTCCATCATAAGAAAGGAggatcctgccatttgtgacaaaatGGATAGCCTTGAGTACATTtttgctaagtgagataagtcagaaagagaaagacaagtaccatgtgatatcacttatatgtggaatctaaaaaaatcaaactggtaaaaaaaaaagatagttacCAGGGGGTTTGGAAGTGGGGTGATAAGATTGATGTTGTTTAGGGCTACAAACTTGCAACAAGTAGTAAATAAGCCACAGCAATCTAGTGGACAGTATAATTAATATAGACAACAATATCGCACCACAATCCTCAAACTTGCTAAAATACTAATACTTACTCcaacaactaaaaaaaaagcatcagtgTGATAGAGATGCTAAATATCGCTACATATTTAGTGATATGTAATCATGAAATCATactagaatatataaatgtattgaaTTAATGCTTTGTACACCTTTAAGTTACACAAGGTTATATGTCAAAtctatttgatttaaaaaaagcacTTAATAACAGTTTTGTTTctacctttaaaagaaaaaaaaacccactgtgaGTTCTAACATTGGGAAGCATTAGTTTCTTTCAAAATCAATTGTGTCTAAGAAGAGTCTTCAAAGAGGCTTAGCAAAGTGATTCCTACGGAGAAGTCTCCCGAGGGCACCCTTCAGATCTCGGTTCCGCAGGCTGTAGATGAAGGGGTTCAGCATGGGGGTGACCATGGTGTACATCACTGTGGCAGCCATGTCCTTCTGAGTGGTGTGTGTGGATGCAGGGTTGAAGTAGACTCCAATGATAGTCCCATAGAACAGAGAGACAACACAAAGGTGAGAGCCACAGGTGGAGAATGCTTTCCACCTGCCCTGGGCAGAGGGCAACTTCCACACAGCCACAGCAATAGGTGTGTAAGAGGCCATGATGTACACAAAAGGGATAAGAACCACTGAGCCCCCAAGGACCAACACCAGCATCTCATTGACTTGAGTATCTGAGCAGGAGAGCTTGATCAAGGCATTGAGGTCACAGAAGAAGTGTGGGATCCTATTGGTGCAAAAGGACAAGTGGATCATCAGGATAGTGTGGACCATGGAGACGAGGTTGGCTGAGATCCAGGGTATCAGCACCAGCGAGGCACACCAAAGGATGCTCATGATTGTCACATAGTGCAGTGGGCAGCAGATGGCCAGGTAGCGGTCATAAGCCATGGCTGAGAGAAGGATGCTGTCAGCTGCCCCAAAGGCGATGAAGAAATACATCTGAGCCAGGCAAGCTGAGAAGGAGATGGTGGTGTTCCCGCACATGTGGTTTACCAGCATCTTGGGGATGGTGGTGGATGTAAAGCAGATGTCGAGAAGAGACAAGTtgctgaggaagaagtacatggggctgTGGAGGTGAGGGTCCCTGACGATGGCTAGGATGGTGAGCAGATTCCCCATGCACCCAATTAGATACAGGCCGAAGGATAAACCAAAGAATATCTGCCTGTGCAGTGGTTGCTCAGAGAGGCCGAGAAGGATGAATTCAGAGACTTGGGTGTGATTGCCCATGGCCAGGCAGTTCTAAGGGCAGAAATAGGGGCATCAACAGTGGGTGGATTCCTGGGGTGAAAACAAGTCACCTCATTGCTTTTTCACACCCATCTTTCAAGCTGCTTCTCACTTAATCTCTGTGAAccatagttttctcatctgttacaTGAAATTAATCATTCTAACCTCTTAGGATCATTATAATGATTAAGTGGGAAAAATTTGTATAAGGGGCTTAAATCTATGCTCAACATGTAATATGGACAACTGTTTCTATTAGTGGGAATTCTTAGTGATGCTATCAAAATAAAGAAtgatgtgttaattagcttgattattGCAATTACTTCACAGCATacacatatatcaaaacatcagtTGTATACCTTCATTATGTACATTTTTTCTCTGTCAATTATACTTCCTTAAGgctaagggaaaaagaaataaacccccCAAAACAGCCTAAACATTTCTAggatttgactttttaaataaaaataagtgataaAACGTAGTTCAGAACATCAGCTCTGAAGCCAGACAACCTGGGTTTCaaatccagctctgccacttaggagctgtgtgacattaggcaaattacttaatctctctgtgccttagttttcttatcaataaaatgaggataataacagtACTCGCACCATAGAATTATTGTGAAGATGTGATTGGCTAATATGTAAAACACTGAACCTTCTGTATTTTTCTGAGAGTTAATATCTCTTAGTGGTTGAGAGCAAGGACCCTGTGAAGTGGCAGAAATCGCTCCCAGTTGAACATCACTAAACTAGGTTAAATTCCCCTGAACTCTCTCCTCCCCCAGAGCACCTGCACTAATCGATTAACTTTAAGCAGGACAAAGACATTTATTCCATGCAATCCACATTTGAGCTAACCACTTGACACATATAATCCCATTTAATGCTCAGCCAAACAATAAGCAGGCAGCTGAGGCTCCAAACCTAAAACCTGGATGGAACTTGGATCCAGCAGGGGCCTCTGGTCCAACCAGTGTACACTCTCTTGATCAGCTCACAATAACCCTACCCACCCATGGGGTTCTGATGCCAGGCACCCTAAGTCCTTGTGGATGAAACTGAGCAGAGAGTCCCCCAACCTCTGAGGGGAAGTTCGGTGCAGAGGAACTTCCCTGAGACCAGCTCCACTGCAGCTTGTCTTTCAGAGTCACTTAGGAGACCAATGGCTACTGTATCTCTGTTGGATTCCAGGACCTCTCAGCCCCCTGGTGtcctgtttccaggggtttggggctGTTGCC of Vicugna pacos chromosome 22, VicPac4, whole genome shotgun sequence contains these proteins:
- the LOC140688451 gene encoding olfactory receptor 1M1-like, translating into MGNHTQVSEFILLGLSEQPLHRQIFFGLSFGLYLIGCMGNLLTILAIVRDPHLHSPMYFFLSNLSLLDICFTSTTIPKMLVNHMCGNTTISFSACLAQMYFFIAFGAADSILLSAMAYDRYLAICCPLHYVTIMSILWCASLVLIPWISANLVSMVHTILMIHLSFCTNRIPHFFCDLNALIKLSCSDTQVNEMLVLVLGGSVVLIPFVYIMASYTPIAVAVWKLPSAQGRWKAFSTCGSHLCVVSLFYGTIIGVYFNPASTHTTQKDMAATVMYTMVTPMLNPFIYSLRNRDLKGALGRLLRRNHFAKPL